The DNA segment AATATCTATGTTAAAATCCTTAATGTTATGGCGAAGAAGACTTACGATTTCGGCGGGCCCTGCCCGGTGTGCGGCGGGGCGATGGCGGTCTCCCGGCTCTCGTGCGACGGGTGCGGCTCGGAGCTGTCGGGAAGGTTCCGGCAGAGCGAGTTCGCCTCGCTTTCGGGCGAGGATCTCGACTTCCTGCGGGCGTTCCTGCGGGCGCGCGGCGTGATCAAGGACGTCGAAGCGGCTCTCGGAATCTCATATCCGACTGTGCGCGGCCGGCTGGAGCGCCTTATCGTACGGCTGGGTCTGGGCGCGGGGAAGGCGGAGCGGGGCGCTCTGGAAGCCGAGCTTGCGGCGCGGCGCGACGAGGTTCTCGATTTGCTCGCGGCGGGCGAGATAACCGCTGAAGAGGCCGAGCGAAGGTTATCGGAATTGCGAAGTTGAGCTACCGGGAACCGCGGCATTAACGCCGCGCTTAATCGAGGTGAAAAAATGGGCAGTGCGCATGTGAAGATTCTCAACCTTTTGAAAGACGGAAAGATTTCGGTCGAGGAGGCCGAGCGGCTTCTGAAGCTGGTCAACGAAGACCCATCGCCGGACGCGGCGGGCGCGGGCGAATTCCGCGAGTTCATCCGCGAGCTACCCGACGCGGTCGTGCGCAATATGAAGGACGTGTACGGCGCGCTCTCCGAGGCGGCGAAGGCCGCGGGTGTGAAGGGCAAGGTCATTTTCGCGAAAGGCAAGGACAAGGTGGTGAGCGCGTATTCGAGCGAAAAAAACTTCCGCGTCAAGCTGCCGGAAGGCCTGGCCGAAGCGAGAGTGATCGTATCCGCCAAGGTCGGAGCGGTGAAGATCCGCGGCGCGCACGATGCGCCTGACCTGCTCGCGTCGGGCACGCGCAGGGGCGTGGCGCCGGACGGAATTTCGTTCCATGCGGATGCGGACGACGCGTCGAAGGGAACGCTTTTGCTCGAAACCGAGGCGGGAACGCTCGATTGCACGCTGCATCCGGGCGCACTTTACGACGTCGAAGTTGACACTGGGGCGGGCGCGGTGAAGCTGGATCTGCGCGATATCCGCGTGCGCAGCCTCGTTATCGAGAACAGCCTGGGCGGAGTGTCGGCGAAACTCGGCTCGCTCGTACCGGAAGTCGCGGTCAGCGTGTCGAACAACGCGGGAAAGGTGAAGCTAGCGATCCCTGAAGGAGCGGGAATCCGCGCGGAGGCGGACGGCGACATGGGCGTGCACAACTTGGACGACGCGGGACTCGTGCGCGACGGCGCGGCATACGTATCCGACGGCTATACTAACGCGGCGGTGAAGTTTGCGCTCACGATTGAACAAACCGTCGGCGCGTTCAAGCTGAAACGCGGTTAATCGGGCTAAGGCTCGTAGTTTGGGTTGGGACACTGAAACTTCAAACTGTCCGGATCGATGAGTGGGTCGCCTTCTGTTGCAGTCGCGCTGTAATCAACTCCGTTAATCGTGACTGTCCAGACTTCACCGGCGGCATGCGCGCGTCCGTAAAATTTGCCATATTCAGGCGGGATCGGCACGTTGACCCAAGTCAGTTTAGCCCATTCGGGATCGCATTCAAACGGGTAGCTTCCCGGAGTCGAAACCATTGCTTCCGGCATTAAACCCGATTTGAAATACGCCCAAAATCCATGCCCGAGGCTCAATTGGCCTTGCCTGTCCCATTTATCCTTCCAGATATAACGAATTGAGTAGTCGGTGTAAGCATCAGGATCGAATGGCGTGTCCGCTATCAATCCGCATGCGCCGTTGCGAAAAATCCACTCTTCGCCAGGTGTCTTTTGTTCGGCAAGAACCATCATCACACCGGGTTTCATGACCTTGTACCATAGGTGGCCCTGCTCTAGCTTTGGAAATTCCTGGCCTTCTTTAAGCGGGTAGTTTATGGCAATCAGCTTCAGCATCCCGCCTTCTGAAGAAGGAAACTCGAGCCAACTGACAACATTTTTGCCGTAATACCATTTCCCGTAGTCCTTGAGTTCTCCGCCAACCCATCTTTCCCAAATCAAGGCTCCGCCGATTCCGCAACAACCAGTTTGAGTGCTGGTTGTATTCTCGGTGCTTGCGGTCGTATCATGTGCTGAGACTGCGCATATCAGCGCAAAGAACAATGCAAGCAGGGCGAACAAAGGTATGCGATGAAATGTTCGCATTTTATCCTCCATCACAATGACCGTAAAGCCGAATTTATGCGCAGGTCGAGCTAGCATGACAATTGGGAGCCTCAAGCGAGCAAGTCCCTGTTGAGTCAGATCCACAATCCCATCTTGACCTGCAACCCGGTCCTTCATCAATCACGCAGTAATAGTGACCTGTTGCTTTTGCGGGAACGTCAGCCCAATCGCCGCCCCAAACGGAAACCCATGCATCGTAGCCTGAACCCGAATAATGCGCCCAGCCAGCGGCATTCGCATCTCCGTCGTAAATGGGAATTACAATTGACTGAAAGCCCGGTTTGGTATATACCGCAAAACCAATCGGGTCATCCGCGTGCACCGGCATCGCCAGACCGGCAACCAATGTGCAAACCGCAAGCAATGTAAAAAGCTGTTTCATACAAATCTCCTTAAGTGTATTCCCGTCACTGTGGCGGGATTGGAAACTATCAGAAAAAAAAAAACCTGTCAATGCCAACATACGTATAGATTATAGGCCATTTCCGGGATAGCGGAATTCAGCACTTTCGAACCACAATCCAAAGCGAGTCGACATTGCTAAAATGGCAGACAACCGCCTCTCGCATGTTCTCCCTGAGTTCTTCAAGCGTGTCGGCCTCCGTGATTATGTCTTCGCCGAGCGCTTCCGCGATGTAGCCGCCTTCTTCGGCTTCCTCGACGTTGAACACGATTTCCTGCCTGGGTTTCATATAATCACCCCAGCCTATTATACCCCGGGCCGACCATTCGAAGTTGCTTTGCCTTCATCGGCTACAATCCCGCCCGTGGAATTTGCGATTCTCGCCGTCACATCTTTCTGGCTCGGGGCGCTGCACGCGTTGGAACCCGGCCACGGGAAGATGATAATCGCCGCGTATCTTGTCGGCACGAAGGGGCGCGTGTACGACGCGGTAGTGCTCGGAATAGTCGCGACGATCACCCACACGGGCAGCGTGATTATCCTCGGCGTGCTCGCGACCGTCGCCGCGGAGTTTTTCGTTCCGGATACGGTGCAGAGGGCGCTTGAGCTTATATCCGGGCTGCTGATTCTTTTCGTCGGCGGATGGATGATCGGCGTGCGCGTTCGCGAAGCGAAAACCGGCGTCGCCGCGCACGCGCATCATCACCACGGCCACGCGCATCCGCACGGGCATGAGCACGGCCATCCCCACGCGGGTGAACACGAGCATCAACACGATCTTTCAAGCGAAAACACCAAAGCCGCTCCAGCCGCGCAGAAGCCGCTTTTCGCGCAGCTCGTCGCGCTCGGAGTGTCGGGCGGAATCGTCCCCTGCCCCGGCGCGATGACGGTGCTGCTGGCGGCCGTCGCGTACGGGCGTTTCGCCCAGGGATTGATTCTCGTCGTGATCCACAGCATCGGGATGGCGTCGGTTATGGTCGCGATCGGCATCGCGCTGGTCAAGGCCGCGGGGTTGATCGGAACGAAGGTCGCGGAAAGCAAGTGGGCGCGGATCGTGCCCGTTATCAGCACTTCGATAATCACGCTTCTGGGCGCGGCGCTGACCGCGCGCGCGATTTACCACATCGCCACCGGCGCGCCGGTGGAGCATCATCACTAGGATTTTCGTGAATTTTATTTCGGCCACGCGACGCCGCGCCAAACGAGCGGCTCGTCGTTCGGCTCCGCGCCGAATCCCTTTACCAGTTCCTGCGACGCCGTGTTCCAGTCCAGGATGTGGCAGAACGCGATTCCGTGCATCGCAAGCATCGTGTCGATTTGGAACGCCGCGAGCGAACGCGCATAGCCCTTTCTGCGGTGCTCTTCCGGAGTGTAAATCATCCCCATCGCGCCGGACAGATGCGTGCAGCTCCAGCAGACCGGCAGTCCGTCCACCTCGCACACGAACGACGGGCCGGCGTCAAGGCATCGCGCCGTGTACTCTCCTTTCTCGTCATAGTGGATTCCCTGCATCAACAGCTCTTTTAACTCGTGTCCTTTTCCCAGGCGGCATGGATGCTTGACCAAATGCGCGAACCGCGGCTCGCCCGTTATCGCCCAGATGTGCGCGGTGTTCCTGTTGTCCTCCTCGTCGCCGGTGGCTTGGAATCCCGCGGCTATCGCCGCCTCCCACGCGGGCAACGGAGCCTGATCCAAAAACAGTCCGCGCTCGCCGTTCGAGGTTTCGCCGTCGTTGCGGGGATTCTCCCAGTCATGCACAAGCGCGGGGTCCGGCCACGGCGGGGATTGTTCGACGCGCTCGCGGAAAAGATCTTCCATCACCGACGGCCATACCGACGGATCGCTCGCCGCGAGCCTGCACCATCCGCCCAGATGTCCGAAAAGGACGCGCGGATTTTGCGGATCGTCCACGAGCGCGATTGGAACTCCCGCCTCGTGCTTCGCTGTGAAGTACGAAACAAGCGAGCGCTCGATCGCCGGATGGCCGGCGACCCGCGGAATTACGTCCAGAGGATTGTCTATCATCCAAAGCACGCGGGCATGATACTACCCGGGCGCAACCGCCTTGCGACCGCGTCATTCCGCGCGTCGAAAGTTCCGGTCTCGGCCAAGTCGCGCGGCTTGGGGGCAATTCAGCCTGCCTGGAAACTACGATTCCCGCTCGGCGAACGAAATCCCGTGGAAAACGCGCATCAGCGTCAGCAAAGTTCCGCGATGCGCGGCTTCATGCGAAATAAGCGTGGCAATCACGCGCACCGGCGTCGCCGGGCCGTTCGCGAGAAACTCCTTGGGGAACTTGCCTTCCTCCACCTGTTTCTCCCATTCCTTGAACGCCTTCTCGGTGCCTGGAGTGGGCTCGTGCGCCTTCTCGATCGGCCAGGCCAGGACTTCCGCGAACTTGGCGCGCATTTCGGCGAACTTGGCCTTGACGTCTTCCAGCGTGAACTCGCGCGTAGGCATCCATTCGCCGGAACCGCCCTCGAAGTTTTCCGGCGGCTTCATGAACCAGTCGCCGTCCGAAAACTCGTCGCCCGAAAGCTGGCCGTAAAACATCAATCCCGCGTCCACGATGTGCGCCGCGAGCTCTCCGAGCGAAAAGTGCCAACTTCCGTCCTTGGTTTCGGGGCGCCAGTCGAAAAGCTCCGGCGTGAGCTTGGCTATCACTTTTTCCGTAAATTCGGTGTTCCATTTGTACGCCGGAAGCGCGTTGGCGATTGTTTTTGATGATGCAGCCTGCGAATCCATGATGATTCCTCCGTCAAAATTAGATTTATGCAGCAATTCCCCAAAGCCGCGGGAGCAAAAGGACTGCAACAAATCCGGTTCGCCAAGATGGAACTTAATCTTCGGCGAACGAAACACCGTGATGAAGCCTAAGAAGCGTGATGAGCGTGCCTCTGTGTCCCGTTTCATGCGCCATAAGCGACGCGGTCGCGTGCAACGCGTTTGCCGCGCCGAATGAAAGGAATCGCTCCGGCATCTTGCCCTCGCCAACCAGCTTTTTCATTTCCTCGAATTGGCGCAGCGCGCCATCCGAAGGAACATGCGCGGTCTCGAACGGTCGCGCCATAACTTCGGCCCATACATCGCGCGCTTCCTGCAGGTGCGCCTTGGCCTCATTCAGAGTGAAATCGAGTACGGGCGTCCATGTAACGTGCTGTCCGACGAAATTTTCCGGCGGGCGCAGGAAAAACTTCTCGAAAGAAAACACGCCGTCCAGCCGGCCGCGCCCTAGGAAATACGAATCGCCGATGTGCGCGACGATGTCCTTCAGCCTGAAATGATAGCTGCCGTCGGGTGTTGGCGGGCTCCAGTCCGCGATATCGGGCGTGATTTTGTCGACCACCTGCGCCGTGCGAGCCGCGCACCAATCATAGGCGGGGATGGCTTGCGCAAGAGTTTTGATTTCGAATTGTGAATTCATACAACTTCTCCTGAACCTTGGCGGGACAACATGATACCCCGCGCGAACACCGAAAAGCGATTAAGATTGTTGCAAACTCAAGGCGCGGCGGCGATGTGCGTAAAGCGCAAATACCACGTTATCAAATCCGCGCCCCAGAAAATCGCGGCGAAGCATCCAAGCGCCAAGAACGGGCCGAACTGCAGCTTCAGCCCGCGTTTGTACCGTCCGGTTGCCATCTTGGCGACGAGCAATCCCGCTCCGACGATCCCGCCCGCGAGCACCGCGTACGCGAACGCCGCGATCAGAAGCTTCCATCCTAGCAAAAGCCCCATGAAAGTCGCTAGCTTGATGTCCCCGCCGCCCATCGCGGATTGCTCTGCCGTTGCGCTTTCCGCGTCCAACACTTCGTCTTTATCGGCGTTGTCTTTGCCGAGAAAATGCCTAACCGGATAAGCGATCGGAAACGTCGCCAGGTACCAAAGCCACGCGAGCAACACAAGCGGGCCGCCTTCTTCGCGGAAAGTTTTCGGAAAAACCACAGCGTTGCCGATCATTCCGATGATCACAAGCAATAACGACAACGCGAAATAGCCGATGATTGCTGAAATCCATCCTCCCGAAGGACTTTCCCCGGAGAAAATCAACGCGGCTGCAAGTACAATCCCCCACCAGACCAGTTGGTCGGGAATCAAATAGGTTTCGAGATCGATGACGAAAACCAGGAAAAGGACGAAGGCGCAAGCCGCGATTATCAAAGCGGGAAAAAGCTCATATCCGGCGCCGGTCGCCAGCCGGTACGTTCCGAGCCATACCAGCATCGTTCCGGCTTCCACCAGCGGATACCGAACCGAGATAGCGCCGCGGCAATCCCGGCACTTGCCGCCCAAAATCAACCACGACAACACTGGGATGTTGTCGTACCAACGGACGGGCTTGCCGCATATCGGGCAGTGGCTTGGAGTGCGAACCACCTCTTCCCCGCGCGGAAGACGCCATATCAGCACGTTGGCGAAGCTTCCCATAATCAAGCCGAACACCGCGAGAGCCGCGTAAATGAGCGGCTCCGCAAGCGAGGCAATCGCGAGCTTGCGCGCGACTTCGGGGCTCATTTGCAGCAAGACCGGCACACGGAGTGCAGGCATTCAGATTCCGGCCTCGAAATCTTCCCTTTTCTTGAGCCTGCCGGATTCGTACGCTTCAATCTTTTGGCCCTTCACCTTGTACTCCGCCGCCTGACGTTCGAGCAGCTTGAAGTCGTGCGGAGAGGTGGCCGCGTTAAGCGCCGTGTCGTAAGTGATTTTGCCCTTGTGATAGAGCATGAGCAGGTACTGGTCGAAAGTGATCATCCCTTCGGCGTTGCCTTCTTCGATCGCGTTCTTTATGGAGTAGGTCTGCTCTTGATCCTCGATGAACTCGCGGATGCGGGCGGTGGTTTTCATAATCTCCATCGCCGGAATACGGCCGCCGCCGACCATCGGCAGCAAGCGCATCGAGATTATTGCCTTTATTGTTTCCGAAAGCATAAGCCGGGCTTGCTTCTGCATGTCGTGAGGGTAATAGTCCACGACGCGGTTTATGGTCTGCACTACGTCCAATGTATGGAGGGTGGTCAGCACGAGGTGGCCGGTGAGCGCGGCCTGGAACGTAGCTGTGACGGTTTCGCGGTCGCGCATCTCGCCTACGAGGATGATGTCCGGATCTTCACGCATCGCGCCGCGGATGGCGTCTATGAAATTGTCGGTGTCCACGCCGACTTCACGCTGGTTGATGATCGCTTCCTTGTCGTGGTGGACGAATTCGATCGGGTCTTCGAGCGTGATGATGTGAACCGGACGACGGTGGTTGACGTATTCCAGCATCGACGCGAGCGTGGTGGACTTGCCGGAGCCGGTGGTGCCGGTCACGATGATAATGCCGCGCCGTTCGAGCGAAAGCTCTTCCAGTATCAACGGCAGGTTCAATTCCTCGAATCCGGGAATACGGTCGGGAATGAGACGAAGCGCAGCGGCCAGCTCGCCGGTCTTGCGGAAAATGTTGCAACGGAAGCGGCCGACGCCTTCGAGCTGGTACGCGAAGTCGATCTCGTTCTGCTCCTCCAATTTATACTCGCGTTTCGGAGTGAGCAGCTGCTTGCAGATCTTCTCAAGCGTTTCGTTGTCCAGCACGGGGAAGTCCGTGAACTGGAGGTCGCCGTCCACACGGATAATCGGCGGCCTGCGCGCGCCTAGGTGCAGGTCGGACGCGTTTTTGCTAGCCATATATCTTAAAAGGACATCAACATCCATCGCGGACCTCCGAAGTAAAGCAGGCTAGAATTGTAGCACACGTTCGTCGCCGTCACGTGCGCTCAGGCGCCCTGCCCAATAAATAAATCCTCAAGCGACAGCTTGTTCCCGCCGGTGGATAAAATGCGAAAACCATCGCCTTCGGCGGCGAGCAAAACGAATTCCGAAAGGAGCGTAATTCCCTCCCCGGTCACTTCCACTCGCCCCGACAGCGACACCTGCCTCGAACGTTCCCGCGCAGAGAACCTGCTGCAGGAAAAGTCAGCCTTTCGGCCGTCGGGGGCAATGAAATGACCCGATATCTTTTCGGAAGGCGAAGCGCGCGCGACAATCTCGAAGAGCCCTTTGTCGGTGGAAAGCGCGAGAGTCGGCGCGTATAGCGAGCCGCTAGGAGACTCGATCGAGATTCGCTCGCAGGCGGCGTCAAGAATTTCCCCGCCCGGCCCCATAACCGCGGAAATCGAATCGCCCGACACGGATGCGGTTTCGCCGTAAAACGGGTTTTCGGGATCCTTAACAAAAAACATCGGAATCGCGCCGGAGAAGGCTTCCGGGATTTCCGCAAGGCCTTCGTCGGGGTAGTATTTTGCCTCGCCGGTTGCAACACTCCCGAATTCCGCCGCGTTCATTTCGACGTTTCCTCTGAACGCGGCCACGCGCCTTTCCGTTTTATTTGAAAACGCGCCCGCAAGCGAAGCTTCGTCCGCGGCCACGGATAGCGCCGGTTCGACGAACTCCGCGACTACATCGCGCGCCATAACCGCGTTCGCATCTTCGTCCGCGCGCAGCTCCGCGCACAGGAACTCGGAATCCCGCCAGCGCGCTTTGACTCCGCCCGTCAACTCGACCACCACCGGGGGTTTCGACAAGGTCACGCTTTCGGCATTCGCGGTCAGCTCTCCCCAAGTGATCGTGATTGTGCCGCGGCCGACCCCCTTCGCCTTGCCGCCCTCGAACTCCCATCGCCAGTCCCCCCCGCTTATCCTAATCGGCCCCGAAAACGCGGACGCGCCTCCGGCCGCGATTCCGGAACCGTCCTGCGCGGCCGCGCCTGCGATAAGCGAAGCGAAAATGCCGCAAAGCGAAAGAAAAATCCTACTGCTCATATAGCAAAACGTCGCTGTTCAAGGCGGTGAACTCGGTTGCGGCCTTTTTAAGCTCCTCGGAAGTGTTCATCGGGAATCCGTACACCTCGACCCGCGAGCCGCGCGCCTTCAAGGCGTTGACAAGCTCGGAGAAGTCTCCGTCCCCGGTGACCAGTGCGATTATGTCGACGCGGTCGCACAACATCAGGCAGTCCAAGGCCATCCCCATGTCCCAGTCGCCTTTCGAGCTTCCGTCCGGCCTCACTTTTAGCTCCTTCGATCTGACTTCGAAGCCGTTCAGCTTTAGAAAGTTCAAAAAACTCGTTTGATCCACTTCTCCCGCTTGTATAACGTACGCGATCGCCCGCGTAAGGTTGCGCCCGTTGACTATGAAATTAAGCAGTTTCGCGAAGTCTATCTTGCGATTGTACTGGTGCTTGGCCGAGTAAAACATATTCTGCACGTCTATAAACACGGCCACCCTCTGTCCGAGCATCATGTCCCACGGGCTGACGATTTTTTCCATCCTTTAAGCTCCTTTTAAAATTGTGAAATTTGAGATGAAAGCATTTGGCGCGGCGTTTGGCCGCACCGCTCCGGATCACCCGCCGGACGCCCCGGGTGTCTGGTTGGTGGAGTTTTCGTCCGATTCCGGCTCCAACGGATTCTTTTCGGCGGCGTCCTCCTTCAGTTTGGCCGCGAACTCGGCTTCGGATTTATCGCGCGCGGCGGAACCCTTCGCGAAATAATCGTCGAAGGCGTCCTGCACCCTGCCCAACACCACATCACGCTCGCTCATGCTGTCGAAAAACTCCTGGCGTGCCTTGATAATCCGGTCGCGCATCTGGTTCACTTCGGCCTCGATTTCGGCCAGCCTCGGGATTTCGCTCTTGTATTCCTCGAACGAAATTTGCACGTCT comes from the bacterium genome and includes:
- a CDS encoding DUF2089 domain-containing protein; protein product: MAKKTYDFGGPCPVCGGAMAVSRLSCDGCGSELSGRFRQSEFASLSGEDLDFLRAFLRARGVIKDVEAALGISYPTVRGRLERLIVRLGLGAGKAERGALEAELAARRDEVLDLLAAGEITAEEAERRLSELRS
- a CDS encoding 2-oxoisovalerate dehydrogenase, whose translation is MKPRQEIVFNVEEAEEGGYIAEALGEDIITEADTLEELRENMREAVVCHFSNVDSLWIVVRKC
- a CDS encoding DinB family protein; its protein translation is MDSQAASSKTIANALPAYKWNTEFTEKVIAKLTPELFDWRPETKDGSWHFSLGELAAHIVDAGLMFYGQLSGDEFSDGDWFMKPPENFEGGSGEWMPTREFTLEDVKAKFAEMRAKFAEVLAWPIEKAHEPTPGTEKAFKEWEKQVEEGKFPKEFLANGPATPVRVIATLISHEAAHRGTLLTLMRVFHGISFAERES
- a CDS encoding DinB family protein, giving the protein MNSQFEIKTLAQAIPAYDWCAARTAQVVDKITPDIADWSPPTPDGSYHFRLKDIVAHIGDSYFLGRGRLDGVFSFEKFFLRPPENFVGQHVTWTPVLDFTLNEAKAHLQEARDVWAEVMARPFETAHVPSDGALRQFEEMKKLVGEGKMPERFLSFGAANALHATASLMAHETGHRGTLITLLRLHHGVSFAED
- a CDS encoding prepilin peptidase; the encoded protein is MPALRVPVLLQMSPEVARKLAIASLAEPLIYAALAVFGLIMGSFANVLIWRLPRGEEVVRTPSHCPICGKPVRWYDNIPVLSWLILGGKCRDCRGAISVRYPLVEAGTMLVWLGTYRLATGAGYELFPALIIAACAFVLFLVFVIDLETYLIPDQLVWWGIVLAAALIFSGESPSGGWISAIIGYFALSLLLVIIGMIGNAVVFPKTFREEGGPLVLLAWLWYLATFPIAYPVRHFLGKDNADKDEVLDAESATAEQSAMGGGDIKLATFMGLLLGWKLLIAAFAYAVLAGGIVGAGLLVAKMATGRYKRGLKLQFGPFLALGCFAAIFWGADLITWYLRFTHIAAAP
- a CDS encoding PilT/PilU family type 4a pilus ATPase, giving the protein MDVDVLLRYMASKNASDLHLGARRPPIIRVDGDLQFTDFPVLDNETLEKICKQLLTPKREYKLEEQNEIDFAYQLEGVGRFRCNIFRKTGELAAALRLIPDRIPGFEELNLPLILEELSLERRGIIIVTGTTGSGKSTTLASMLEYVNHRRPVHIITLEDPIEFVHHDKEAIINQREVGVDTDNFIDAIRGAMREDPDIILVGEMRDRETVTATFQAALTGHLVLTTLHTLDVVQTINRVVDYYPHDMQKQARLMLSETIKAIISMRLLPMVGGGRIPAMEIMKTTARIREFIEDQEQTYSIKNAIEEGNAEGMITFDQYLLMLYHKGKITYDTALNAATSPHDFKLLERQAAEYKVKGQKIEAYESGRLKKREDFEAGI
- a CDS encoding NYN domain-containing protein, which encodes MMLGQRVAVFIDVQNMFYSAKHQYNRKIDFAKLLNFIVNGRNLTRAIAYVIQAGEVDQTSFLNFLKLNGFEVRSKELKVRPDGSSKGDWDMGMALDCLMLCDRVDIIALVTGDGDFSELVNALKARGSRVEVYGFPMNTSEELKKAATEFTALNSDVLLYEQ